Proteins encoded together in one Nocardioides marinisabuli window:
- a CDS encoding alkaline phosphatase family protein, with protein MCDPTSGHCDAAGPAPFARGLGEIRAGRRTVLTAAASGLAFSTVAGLEPALAARASTRKRAYVLVVDGCRPEELDSGLTPNLLALREGGVHHPRATSMPVMETIPNHTMMMTGVRPDRSGVPANAVYDRALGEIRTLDQPSDLRFPTVIERLNRRGLTTGTVLSKEYLYGIFGERATHRWEPFPIVPISGHAPDDFTMRATLDMIGEFDPHLVFVNLGDVDRLGHTDLTGPTTLEAARKLALVNTDRLVGDFVAELKSSGRWEHSIVIVLADHSMDWSYPDRIVSLQGPLSEDPFLADRFVIADNGGADLVYFTGPRSERDKAVRRIRRIASDVPGVLKAWDRRADWLRLGPESGDVVVFCQAGWRFSDPDVYSNPIPGNHGHPATRAIPFFIGGGHRAVTPGRVSPRHARTTDVAPTVGAFFGLKPPRGGYDGKPRL; from the coding sequence ATGTGCGACCCGACGAGCGGCCACTGCGACGCGGCCGGCCCCGCCCCCTTCGCCCGCGGCCTCGGTGAGATCCGCGCCGGTCGGCGCACGGTCCTGACCGCGGCGGCCTCGGGGCTGGCGTTCTCGACCGTGGCCGGGCTCGAGCCGGCGCTCGCGGCGCGGGCCTCGACCCGCAAGCGCGCCTACGTGCTGGTCGTCGACGGCTGCCGGCCCGAGGAGCTCGACAGCGGGCTGACGCCGAACCTGCTGGCGCTGCGCGAGGGCGGGGTGCACCACCCGCGGGCCACCTCGATGCCGGTGATGGAGACCATCCCCAACCACACGATGATGATGACCGGGGTGCGCCCCGACCGCAGCGGCGTGCCGGCCAACGCGGTCTACGACCGGGCGCTGGGCGAGATCCGCACCCTCGACCAGCCCTCCGACCTGCGCTTCCCCACCGTCATCGAGCGGCTCAACAGGCGCGGGCTGACCACCGGCACGGTGCTGAGCAAGGAGTACCTCTACGGGATCTTCGGCGAGCGGGCCACGCACCGCTGGGAGCCGTTCCCGATCGTCCCGATCTCGGGGCACGCCCCCGACGACTTCACGATGCGCGCCACCCTCGACATGATTGGTGAGTTCGACCCCCACCTGGTCTTCGTCAACCTCGGCGACGTCGACCGGCTCGGGCACACCGACCTCACCGGCCCCACCACGCTCGAGGCCGCGCGCAAGCTGGCGCTGGTCAACACCGACCGGCTCGTCGGCGACTTCGTGGCCGAGCTGAAGAGCTCGGGGCGCTGGGAGCACTCGATCGTCATCGTGCTGGCCGACCACTCGATGGACTGGTCCTACCCCGACCGGATCGTCTCGCTGCAGGGACCGCTCTCGGAGGACCCGTTCCTGGCCGACCGGTTCGTGATCGCCGACAACGGCGGTGCCGACCTGGTCTACTTCACCGGCCCGCGCTCCGAGCGCGACAAGGCCGTGCGCCGCATCCGCCGCATCGCCTCCGACGTGCCCGGGGTGCTGAAGGCCTGGGACCGCCGCGCCGACTGGCTGCGCCTGGGCCCCGAGTCCGGCGACGTCGTGGTCTTCTGCCAGGCCGGCTGGCGCTTCAGCGACCCCGACGTCTACTCCAACCCGATCCCCGGCAACCACGGCCACCCCGCCACCCGCGCGATCCCGTTCTTCATCGGCGGCGGGCACCGCGCGGTCACCCCGGGCAGGGTCTCACCGCGCCACGCCCGCACCACCGACGTCGCCCCCACCGTCGGGGCGTTCTTCGGGCTCAAGCCGCCCAGAGGCGGGTACGACGGGAAGCCGCGGCTGTAG
- a CDS encoding alkaline phosphatase D family protein: MTPPLTPTTAADAASPADAERARLAALGRRTVLAASAVGAGGAAVTGAGVLAGPHAVAAKARHDVFAHGVASGDPLPRAVLIWTRVTPTRAATPGSGKGPRVGVRWEVATDRRFRNVVRRGRFVTSAARDHTVKLDVTGLQPETVYHYRFTARGQRSPVGTTRTAPAKRATPDNLRFGVVSCANLQAGWFSAYRLLAERDDLHAVLHLGDYLYEYAPGQYGMGQDNVDIRPHDPAREMVSLSDYRRRHAQYKTDPDLQALHARYAWIVTWDDHEVTNDQWRKNAENHDDSEGDYLKRRARAHRAYDEWMPVRMDGTASLGDGARLYRRLRFGDLAEVSMLDLRTYRSQQVATPLVDAEVNDPARSITGNRQMEWLKDSLTRGNHAPQWKVVGNPVMIAPVTFADLPNELVDPVNDVTGLLPQDGSPYNVDQWDGYTADRREVFRHIDDHQVKDVVFVTGDIHSGWACDLPMDTSLYPLLGDSVGVEFVCSSVTSNNLKDITGQPALTPLVETAIKANNRHIKYLNFDDHGFSVLDITAERTQMDWYVIGARDDQQTTATHDASFRTLAGTGTVQRVSTPVGDR; encoded by the coding sequence GTGACCCCACCACTGACCCCCACCACCGCCGCTGACGCCGCGAGCCCCGCCGACGCCGAGCGGGCCCGCCTCGCCGCCCTCGGACGCCGTACGGTCCTGGCCGCCAGTGCCGTCGGGGCCGGCGGCGCCGCCGTCACCGGCGCCGGCGTGCTCGCCGGCCCGCACGCGGTCGCCGCGAAGGCCCGTCACGACGTCTTCGCCCACGGTGTGGCCTCCGGCGACCCGCTGCCGCGCGCGGTGCTGATCTGGACCCGGGTCACCCCCACCAGGGCCGCCACCCCCGGCTCGGGCAAGGGCCCGCGGGTGGGCGTGCGCTGGGAGGTCGCCACCGACCGCCGCTTCCGCAACGTCGTGCGCCGGGGCCGCTTCGTCACCAGCGCCGCGCGCGACCACACCGTCAAGCTCGACGTGACGGGCCTGCAGCCCGAGACCGTCTACCACTACCGCTTCACCGCGCGCGGCCAGCGCAGCCCGGTCGGCACCACCCGCACCGCCCCCGCCAAGCGCGCCACGCCCGACAACCTGCGCTTCGGCGTGGTGTCCTGCGCCAACCTGCAGGCCGGCTGGTTCAGCGCCTACCGGCTGCTCGCCGAGCGCGACGACCTGCACGCGGTGCTGCACCTGGGCGACTACCTCTACGAGTACGCGCCCGGCCAGTACGGCATGGGCCAGGACAACGTCGACATCCGCCCGCACGACCCCGCGCGCGAGATGGTCTCGCTCTCCGACTACCGCCGCCGGCACGCGCAGTACAAGACCGACCCCGACCTGCAGGCCCTGCACGCCCGGTACGCCTGGATCGTGACCTGGGACGACCACGAGGTCACCAACGACCAGTGGAGGAAGAACGCCGAGAACCACGACGACTCCGAGGGCGACTACCTCAAGCGGCGCGCCCGCGCCCACCGCGCGTACGACGAGTGGATGCCGGTGCGCATGGACGGCACCGCCTCGCTGGGCGACGGCGCCCGGCTCTACCGCCGCCTGCGCTTCGGCGACCTGGCCGAGGTCAGCATGCTCGACCTGCGCACCTACCGCTCCCAGCAGGTCGCGACCCCGCTGGTGGACGCGGAGGTCAACGACCCGGCGCGCTCGATCACCGGCAACCGGCAGATGGAGTGGCTCAAGGACTCCCTGACCCGCGGCAACCACGCCCCGCAGTGGAAGGTGGTCGGCAACCCGGTGATGATCGCCCCGGTCACCTTCGCCGACCTGCCCAACGAGCTCGTCGACCCGGTCAACGACGTCACCGGGCTGCTGCCCCAGGACGGCTCGCCGTACAACGTCGACCAGTGGGACGGCTACACCGCCGACCGCCGCGAGGTCTTCCGCCACATCGACGACCACCAGGTCAAGGACGTGGTCTTCGTGACCGGCGACATCCACTCGGGGTGGGCCTGCGACCTGCCGATGGACACCTCGCTCTACCCGCTGCTCGGCGACTCGGTGGGCGTGGAGTTCGTGTGCTCCTCGGTGACCTCCAACAACCTCAAGGACATCACCGGCCAGCCGGCGCTGACGCCGCTGGTGGAGACCGCGATCAAGGCCAACAACCGCCACATCAAGTACCTGAACTTCGACGACCACGGCTTCTCGGTGCTCGACATCACCGCCGAGCGCACCCAGATGGACTGGTACGTCATCGGGGCCCGCGACGACCAGCAGACCACCGCCACCCACGACGCGTCGTTCCGCACCCTGGCCGGCACCGGCACGGTGCAGCGTGTGAGCACCCCCGTAGGAGACCGCTGA
- the lexA gene encoding transcriptional repressor LexA: MATKNSGPRKRGVAELPDGPPDATGLTPRQIKVLACIKEAIETRGYPPSMREIGQAVGLTSTSSVSHQLKVLEEKGFLKRDPHRPRALEVFLPELMARRKAISSADDSSVDETDIGNTMPQASYVPVVGRIAAGGPILAEERVEAVFPLPQQLVGDGQLFLLEVSGDSMIDAAICDGDYVVIRQEQTASNGQIVAALIGEEATVKTFQRKDGKVWLLPHNDAYEPIDGTHASILGVVTAVLRSL, encoded by the coding sequence ATGGCCACCAAGAACAGCGGCCCCCGCAAGCGCGGGGTCGCGGAGCTGCCCGACGGCCCTCCCGACGCGACCGGCCTGACGCCGCGCCAGATCAAGGTCCTCGCGTGCATCAAGGAGGCCATCGAGACCCGCGGCTACCCGCCGAGCATGCGCGAGATCGGCCAGGCCGTCGGCCTGACCAGCACCTCCAGCGTCTCCCACCAGCTCAAGGTGCTCGAGGAGAAGGGCTTCCTCAAGCGCGACCCGCACCGCCCGCGCGCGCTCGAGGTCTTCCTGCCCGAGCTGATGGCGCGCCGCAAGGCGATCTCCTCGGCCGACGACAGCTCGGTCGACGAGACCGACATCGGCAACACCATGCCGCAGGCCTCCTACGTGCCGGTCGTGGGCCGGATCGCCGCCGGTGGCCCGATCCTGGCCGAGGAGCGGGTCGAGGCCGTCTTCCCGCTGCCCCAGCAGCTGGTCGGCGACGGCCAGCTCTTCCTGCTCGAGGTCTCCGGCGACTCGATGATCGACGCCGCGATCTGCGACGGCGACTACGTGGTGATCCGCCAGGAGCAGACCGCCAGCAACGGCCAGATCGTCGCCGCCCTGATCGGTGAGGAGGCCACCGTCAAGACCTTCCAGCGCAAGGACGGCAAGGTCTGGCTGCTGCCCCACAACGACGCCTACGAGCCGATCGACGGCACCCACGCCTCGATCCTCGGGGTCGTCACCGCGGTGCTGCGCAGCCTCTGA
- a CDS encoding LysM peptidoglycan-binding domain-containing protein: protein MSTMTLTAAPAPIRLGAVRATRRTTPGSLRLTRRGRLAVLAAGLLLVALVGVVLAGVSVATSESGTAPATETITVGVGDTLWAIAAERAESGDVREVIGRIQQLNSLDGGLVVTGQRLVVPAG from the coding sequence ATGAGCACCATGACCCTCACCGCCGCCCCGGCCCCGATCCGCCTCGGCGCCGTCCGCGCCACCCGCCGTACGACGCCCGGCTCGCTGCGGCTGACCCGCCGCGGCCGGCTCGCTGTGCTGGCCGCGGGCCTGCTGCTCGTCGCCCTGGTGGGCGTCGTGCTGGCCGGCGTCTCCGTTGCCACCAGCGAGAGCGGCACCGCCCCGGCGACTGAGACGATCACCGTCGGCGTCGGCGACACGCTGTGGGCCATCGCCGCCGAGCGCGCCGAGTCCGGCGACGTGCGCGAGGTCATCGGGCGCATCCAGCAGCTGAACTCCCTCGACGGTGGCCTGGTGGTCACCGGCCAGCGCCTGGTCGTCCCGGCCGGCTGA
- the nrdR gene encoding transcriptional regulator NrdR has protein sequence MHCPFCRATDTRVLDSRVSEDGGSIRRRRTCSACSKRFTTVEQMQLSVVKRSGASEPFVREKAVAGVRKACKGRPVTEDQLACLGQVVEDTLRGAGAAELPAHEVGLAILGPLRELDEVAYLRFASVYRQFASAADFEDEIAMLRAERLTLDTEPQPTG, from the coding sequence ATGCACTGCCCGTTCTGCCGTGCCACCGACACCCGGGTCCTCGACTCGCGGGTCTCCGAGGACGGCGGCTCGATCCGCCGGCGGCGTACCTGCTCGGCCTGCTCGAAGCGGTTCACCACCGTCGAGCAGATGCAGCTGAGCGTCGTGAAGCGCTCGGGGGCCAGCGAGCCCTTCGTGCGCGAGAAGGCCGTGGCCGGCGTGCGCAAGGCGTGCAAGGGCCGACCGGTCACCGAGGACCAGCTGGCCTGCCTGGGCCAGGTCGTCGAGGACACCCTGCGCGGCGCGGGAGCCGCCGAGCTGCCGGCCCACGAGGTCGGTCTGGCCATCCTGGGCCCGCTGCGCGAGCTCGACGAGGTGGCCTACCTGCGCTTCGCCAGCGTCTACCGCCAGTTCGCCTCCGCGGCCGACTTCGAGGACGAGATCGCCATGCTCCGCGCCGAGCGCCTGACGCTCGACACCGAGCCCCAGCCCACGGGCTGA
- a CDS encoding vitamin B12-dependent ribonucleotide reductase, which produces MTETVSGAGADAATKGQGKGLTMERVFSTEGVHPYDELTWESRDVVQTNWKTGATVFEQRGVEFPATWSVNASTIVTTKYFRGAVGTDARERSLKQLINRVVEQYVKGGVEHGYFATKADAEVFEHELTWLLVNQYFSFNSPVWFNVGTPSPQQVSACFILSVDDSMDSILNWYKEEGFIFKGGSGAGLNLSRIRSSKELLSSGGTASGPVSFMRGADASAGTIKSGGATRRAAKMVVLDVDHPDIEEFVATKAREEDKIRALRDAGFDMDLGGEDITSVQYQNANNSVRVSDEFMRAVEEGTEFGLRSRGTGEVIETVDARELFRKISTAAWECADPGLQYDDTINDWHTNPETGRITASNPCSEYMSLDNSSCNLASLNLLKFLKDDDTFDAELFAKAVEVIITAMDISICFADFPTEPIGQTTRDYRQLGIGYANLGALLMAMGLGYDSDGGRSMAATITSLMTGVSYKRSAELAGVVGPYTGYARNADAHKRVMRKHQAANDTVRTLHIADSQVHKLATAAWADVQKLGETNGFRNAQASVLAPTGTIGFMMDCDTTGIEPDFSLVKFKKLVGGGSMQIVNQTIPRALKKMGYQPESIEAIVAYIAEHGHVIDAPGLKTEHYEVFDTAMGARALAPMGHVRMMAACQPFLSGAISKTVNLPETATVEEIEDIYFQSWKLGLKATACYRDNCKVGQPMSSGKGENKGTDSNRPAATDEVETKVVEKVVYAPTRKRLPKSRVSRTTSFTVGGAEGYMTSGAHEDGQLGEIFLKLGKQGSTLAGVMDAFSIAVSIGLQYGVPLETYVSKFTNLRFEPAGLTDDADVRMAQSIMDYIFRRLALDYLPFEEREALSIYSADERQRYLETGSYEPVEETGGAAELVDTPSVGRDGGSSVGRAASEASVVETAEVVETHDTEGSNQREVPAQRDTSGAHTSAELMEKITGTAVDSPLCFTCGTKMRPAGSCYVCEGCGSTSGCS; this is translated from the coding sequence ATGACCGAGACGGTGAGCGGCGCAGGAGCCGACGCAGCGACCAAGGGCCAGGGCAAGGGCCTGACGATGGAGCGCGTCTTCAGCACCGAGGGGGTGCACCCCTACGACGAGCTGACCTGGGAGAGCCGCGACGTCGTCCAGACCAACTGGAAGACCGGCGCCACCGTCTTCGAGCAGCGCGGCGTGGAGTTCCCCGCCACCTGGTCGGTCAACGCCTCGACCATCGTCACCACCAAGTACTTCCGCGGCGCGGTCGGCACCGACGCCCGCGAGCGCAGCCTCAAGCAGCTCATCAACCGCGTGGTCGAGCAGTACGTCAAGGGCGGCGTCGAGCACGGCTACTTCGCCACCAAGGCCGACGCCGAGGTCTTCGAGCACGAGCTGACCTGGCTGCTGGTCAACCAGTACTTCTCCTTCAACTCCCCGGTCTGGTTCAACGTCGGCACGCCCTCGCCGCAGCAGGTCTCGGCCTGCTTCATCCTCTCGGTCGACGACTCGATGGACTCGATCCTCAACTGGTACAAGGAGGAGGGCTTCATCTTCAAGGGCGGCTCCGGTGCCGGCCTGAACCTCTCGCGCATCCGCTCCTCCAAGGAGCTGCTCTCCTCCGGCGGCACCGCCTCGGGCCCGGTCTCGTTCATGCGCGGCGCCGACGCCTCGGCCGGCACCATCAAGTCGGGCGGCGCGACGCGCCGTGCGGCCAAGATGGTCGTGCTCGACGTCGACCACCCCGACATCGAGGAGTTCGTGGCCACCAAGGCGCGCGAGGAGGACAAGATCCGCGCGCTGCGCGACGCCGGCTTCGACATGGACCTGGGCGGCGAGGACATCACCTCGGTGCAGTACCAGAACGCCAACAACTCGGTCCGCGTCTCCGACGAGTTCATGCGCGCGGTCGAGGAGGGCACCGAGTTCGGGCTGCGCTCGCGCGGCACCGGTGAGGTCATCGAGACCGTCGACGCCCGCGAGCTGTTCCGCAAGATCTCCACCGCCGCGTGGGAGTGCGCCGACCCGGGCCTGCAGTACGACGACACCATCAACGACTGGCACACCAACCCCGAGACGGGGCGCATCACCGCGTCGAACCCGTGCTCGGAGTACATGAGCCTCGACAACTCCTCGTGCAACCTGGCGTCGCTGAACCTGCTGAAGTTCCTCAAGGACGACGACACCTTCGACGCCGAGCTGTTCGCGAAGGCCGTCGAGGTGATCATCACCGCGATGGACATCTCCATCTGCTTCGCCGACTTCCCGACCGAGCCGATCGGCCAGACCACCCGCGACTACCGCCAGCTCGGCATCGGCTACGCCAACCTCGGCGCGCTGCTGATGGCGATGGGCCTGGGCTACGACTCCGACGGCGGCCGCTCGATGGCCGCGACCATCACCTCGCTGATGACCGGTGTCTCCTACAAGCGCTCGGCCGAGCTGGCCGGCGTGGTGGGCCCCTACACCGGCTACGCCCGCAACGCCGACGCCCACAAGCGCGTGATGCGTAAGCACCAGGCCGCCAACGACACCGTGCGCACCCTGCACATCGCCGACTCGCAGGTGCACAAGCTGGCCACCGCCGCGTGGGCCGACGTGCAGAAGCTCGGCGAGACCAACGGCTTCCGCAACGCGCAGGCCTCGGTGCTCGCGCCCACCGGCACCATCGGCTTCATGATGGATTGCGACACCACCGGCATCGAGCCCGACTTCTCGCTGGTGAAGTTCAAGAAGCTCGTCGGCGGCGGCTCGATGCAGATCGTCAACCAGACCATCCCGCGCGCGCTGAAGAAGATGGGCTACCAGCCCGAGTCGATCGAGGCGATCGTGGCCTACATCGCCGAGCACGGCCACGTCATCGACGCCCCCGGCCTCAAGACCGAGCACTACGAGGTCTTCGACACCGCCATGGGCGCCCGTGCCCTGGCGCCCATGGGCCACGTGCGGATGATGGCGGCCTGCCAGCCGTTCCTCAGCGGTGCGATCAGCAAGACCGTCAACCTCCCCGAGACCGCCACGGTCGAGGAGATCGAGGACATCTACTTCCAGTCCTGGAAGCTCGGTCTGAAGGCGACCGCTTGCTACCGCGACAACTGCAAGGTCGGCCAGCCGATGTCCTCGGGCAAGGGCGAGAACAAGGGCACCGACTCGAACCGGCCCGCCGCGACCGACGAGGTCGAGACCAAGGTCGTGGAGAAGGTCGTCTACGCCCCGACCCGCAAGCGCCTGCCGAAGTCACGGGTCTCGCGCACCACGTCGTTCACCGTGGGTGGCGCCGAGGGCTACATGACCTCGGGTGCTCACGAGGACGGCCAGCTCGGCGAGATCTTCCTCAAGCTCGGCAAGCAGGGCTCGACCCTGGCCGGCGTGATGGACGCCTTCTCAATAGCGGTCAGCATCGGCCTGCAGTACGGCGTCCCGCTGGAGACCTACGTCTCGAAGTTCACCAACCTGCGCTTCGAGCCCGCCGGTCTCACCGACGACGCCGACGTGCGGATGGCGCAGTCGATCATGGACTACATCTTCCGCCGCCTGGCTCTGGACTACCTGCCCTTCGAGGAGCGCGAGGCCCTGTCGATCTACTCGGCCGACGAGCGTCAGCGTTACCTCGAGACCGGCTCCTACGAGCCTGTTGAGGAGACCGGCGGCGCCGCCGAGCTGGTCGACACCCCCTCCGTGGGGCGCGACGGGGGCTCCTCCGTTGGTCGAGCAGCGAGCGAAGCGAGCGTCGTCGAGACCGCCGAGGTTGTCGAGACCCACGACACCGAGGGCAGCAACCAGCGCGAGGTCCCGGCCCAGCGCGACACCTCGGGTGCCCACACCTCGGCCGAGCTGATGGAGAAGATCACCGGCACCGCCGTCGACTCCCCGCTCTGCTTCACCTGCGGCACCAAGATGCGCCCCGCCGGCTCCTGTTACGTCTGCGAGGGCTGCGGCAGCACCTCCGGCTGCAGCTGA
- a CDS encoding PH domain-containing protein gives METAPITAWTLAQEIPIPQDVTPLLVAGEEAVAAFKTFRDSAVFTTKRLIVRDAQGITGKKVEIYSLPYSAINMWSSENAGRLDFNSEIELWTRAGHIKIKLSKGADVRRLDSLIAWAVLQRS, from the coding sequence ATGGAAACAGCCCCGATCACGGCCTGGACCCTGGCACAGGAGATCCCCATTCCGCAGGACGTGACACCTCTCTTAGTCGCTGGGGAAGAAGCCGTCGCCGCCTTCAAGACCTTCCGCGACAGCGCCGTTTTCACGACCAAGCGCCTCATCGTTCGCGACGCTCAGGGCATCACCGGAAAGAAGGTGGAGATCTACTCGTTGCCCTACAGCGCCATTAACATGTGGTCGTCTGAGAACGCCGGGCGACTCGACTTCAACTCTGAAATCGAGCTGTGGACGCGGGCTGGCCACATCAAGATCAAACTCAGCAAGGGCGCAGACGTTCGGCGCCTCGACAGCCTCATCGCCTGGGCAGTACTGCAGCGCAGCTGA